The following proteins come from a genomic window of Pararhodobacter sp.:
- a CDS encoding quinone oxidoreductase produces MAKTIIINEHGGAEVLTLTDRAVGEPGPGEIRIRHAAVGLNFIDCYQRSGLYPMQLPAALGMEASGVIEAVGAGVTHLKPGDRAAYAAQPPGAYCEARVMPAAQVCPLPDGISFEEGAAMMLKGMTVEYLFHRTFPLTSGDTVLFHAAAGGVGLIACQWARSEGISLIATAGSEDKCRMALEHGAAHAINYTTEDFAARVREITGGRGVDAVMDSVGASTFEGSLNSLRPLGMLMSFGNASGPVPPFNLGILGPKGSLQITRPTLFTHIADHATCQAMAKHLFDKVLAGDVTIRIGQTFPLEQVQDAHRALEARKTTGSTILTV; encoded by the coding sequence ATGGCAAAAACCATCATCATCAACGAACACGGCGGTGCCGAGGTACTGACCCTCACCGATCGCGCGGTCGGCGAGCCCGGCCCCGGCGAGATCCGCATCCGTCATGCGGCGGTCGGCCTGAACTTTATTGATTGCTATCAACGCTCTGGCCTGTACCCCATGCAACTGCCTGCGGCCTTGGGCATGGAGGCCTCGGGCGTCATCGAGGCGGTCGGCGCGGGCGTGACCCATCTGAAACCCGGCGACCGCGCCGCCTATGCCGCCCAACCCCCGGGTGCCTATTGCGAGGCCCGCGTGATGCCCGCAGCCCAGGTCTGCCCGCTGCCGGACGGCATCTCCTTTGAGGAAGGCGCGGCGATGATGCTCAAGGGCATGACCGTGGAATACCTGTTCCACCGCACCTTTCCGCTGACATCCGGCGACACGGTGCTGTTTCACGCCGCCGCCGGAGGGGTCGGGTTGATCGCCTGCCAATGGGCGCGCTCCGAGGGGATCAGCCTGATCGCCACCGCCGGATCGGAGGACAAATGCCGGATGGCGCTGGAGCACGGCGCGGCCCATGCGATCAACTACACCACCGAAGATTTCGCCGCCCGCGTGCGCGAGATCACCGGCGGGCGCGGTGTCGATGCGGTGATGGATTCGGTCGGGGCCTCGACATTCGAGGGCTCGCTGAATTCCCTGCGCCCCTTGGGCATGCTGATGTCCTTTGGCAACGCTTCGGGCCCCGTGCCGCCGTTCAATCTGGGTATTCTGGGACCAAAGGGTTCGTTGCAGATCACAAGGCCCACCTTGTTCACCCATATCGCCGATCATGCGACCTGTCAGGCGATGGCAAAACACCTGTTCGACAAGGTGCTGGCGGGCGATGTGACCATCCGCATTGGCCAGACTTTTCCACTGGAGCAGGTGCAAGACGCGCATCGCGCGCTGGAAGCCCGCAAGACGACGGGATCGACGATCCTGACGGTCTGA
- a CDS encoding Atu2307/SP_0267 family LLM class monooxygenase, which produces MPDISLGIDSFGDVTLGSDGHLKPMDHVLRDVVEQAVLADQLGLDFIGLGEHHRDDFALAAPEMVLATIAGRTSRIKLGTAVTILSTNDPVRVFQQFSTLNALSRGRAEPILGRGSFTESYGLFGYDLRDYDQLFEEKLDLFAQLLRGGPVTWQGQTRAPLQEEIIHPQLGRPMTTWVGVGGSPESVVRVARHDLQLMLAIIGGDPMRFRPYVDLYHRTVAQLGQQTRPIGVHSAGFVAATDQQALEAVWPHYQTMFARIGAERGWPAPTKDRFLAEVAQGSLYVGSPETVAHKITRTIRGLGIQRFDLKYATGPMPHAQLMDGLQLYGEQVVPMVRDLLARSA; this is translated from the coding sequence ATGCCCGATATTTCGCTTGGCATCGACTCATTCGGCGACGTCACCCTCGGCTCTGACGGCCACCTCAAACCGATGGATCACGTCTTGCGCGACGTGGTCGAGCAGGCGGTTCTGGCCGATCAACTGGGCCTCGATTTCATCGGCCTGGGCGAACATCACCGCGACGATTTCGCCCTAGCCGCGCCGGAAATGGTGCTGGCCACCATCGCCGGGCGCACCAGCCGCATCAAACTGGGCACGGCGGTGACGATCCTGTCCACCAACGACCCGGTGCGCGTCTTTCAGCAATTCTCAACGCTGAACGCCCTGTCGCGCGGCCGCGCCGAGCCGATCCTGGGCCGCGGGTCATTTACCGAGAGTTATGGCCTGTTTGGCTATGATCTGCGCGACTACGACCAATTGTTCGAGGAAAAGCTGGACCTGTTCGCACAATTGCTGCGCGGTGGCCCGGTGACGTGGCAGGGCCAGACCCGCGCGCCGTTGCAAGAGGAGATCATTCACCCACAGTTGGGCCGCCCGATGACCACCTGGGTCGGCGTCGGCGGCAGCCCCGAATCGGTGGTTCGCGTGGCGCGCCATGATCTGCAACTGATGCTGGCGATCATCGGCGGCGATCCGATGCGCTTTCGGCCCTATGTCGATCTCTATCACCGCACGGTTGCGCAACTGGGCCAGCAAACCCGGCCCATCGGCGTGCATTCCGCAGGCTTCGTGGCCGCCACCGACCAGCAGGCGCTCGAGGCGGTCTGGCCCCATTACCAAACCATGTTTGCCCGGATCGGCGCGGAACGCGGCTGGCCAGCGCCGACCAAAGACCGCTTTCTGGCCGAAGTGGCGCAAGGCTCGCTCTATGTCGGATCGCCCGAAACCGTCGCCCACAAGATCACCCGCACCATTCGCGGCCTCGGCATTCAGCGCTTTGATCTGAAATACGCCACCGGCCCGATGCCCCACGCGCAACTCATGGACGGGTTGCAGCTTTATGGCGAACAAGTCGTGCCGATGGTGCGCGATCTGCTGGCGCGGTCTGCATAA
- a CDS encoding Lrp/AsnC family transcriptional regulator, protein MIDLDDTDRMILRALTTDATLSAGALGRQLGLSQPATWRRLKRLTDSGALARRRLVLDRAALGFGVTVFLGVTLGIKGRVSLEDFERAVCAIPEVQTVQHVLGLYDYRLRVVARDLSDFERVLRRRIMTLPGVGQVDANVLLSEERRPGPI, encoded by the coding sequence ATGATCGACCTCGATGACACCGACCGCATGATCCTGCGCGCCCTGACCACCGACGCCACCCTCAGCGCCGGGGCCCTGGGTCGCCAACTCGGCCTCAGCCAGCCCGCCACCTGGCGACGCCTGAAGCGCCTCACCGACTCGGGTGCGCTGGCCAGGCGACGGCTGGTGCTGGACCGCGCCGCGCTGGGGTTTGGCGTCACGGTGTTTCTCGGTGTCACGCTGGGCATCAAGGGCCGCGTGTCACTCGAAGATTTCGAGCGCGCCGTCTGCGCCATCCCCGAGGTGCAGACCGTGCAGCATGTGCTGGGCCTCTATGATTACCGCCTGCGCGTCGTCGCCCGCGACCTGTCGGATTTCGAGCGCGTCCTGCGCCGCCGCATCATGACCCTGCCCGGCGTCGGCCAGGTGGACGCCAACGTCCTGCTCAGCGAAGAACGCCGCCCCGGACCGATTTGA
- a CDS encoding Lrp/AsnC family transcriptional regulator, which produces MSVDDTDRRILRHLQADPAQSMAALARRATVTEATASRRLERLRARGILRGQQAVIDWRKLGWEVEVSLRVTLDKTNPHAFDEFTAAARLVPEVIEIQSFLGRVDMRLQVIARDMAHYQQIYRSRILTLPHIADIEALMHIADIKRGEALPL; this is translated from the coding sequence ATGTCCGTTGATGACACCGACCGCCGCATCCTGCGCCACCTGCAGGCCGACCCTGCGCAATCCATGGCCGCCCTCGCCCGCCGCGCCACCGTGACCGAGGCCACCGCCTCGCGCCGCCTGGAACGCCTGCGCGCCCGCGGCATCCTGCGCGGCCAACAAGCGGTGATCGACTGGCGCAAGCTGGGCTGGGAGGTCGAGGTCTCCTTGCGCGTCACGCTGGACAAAACCAACCCCCACGCCTTCGATGAATTCACCGCCGCCGCGCGCCTTGTCCCTGAAGTCATCGAAATCCAGTCCTTTCTGGGCCGCGTCGACATGCGCCTGCAGGTCATCGCCCGCGACATGGCCCATTATCAGCAAATCTACCGCAGCCGCATCCTGACCCTGCCCCATATCGCCGATATCGAAGCCCTGATGCATATCGCCGACATCAAACGCGGCGAGGCTTTGCCCCTCTGA
- the ilvC gene encoding ketol-acid reductoisomerase, whose product MRVYYDRDCDINLIKDKKVAILGYGSQGHAHALNLRDSGAKNVVVALREGSATAAKCEKEGLKVMGIAEAAAWCDLIMLTMPDELQAETYKKYVHDNLREGAAIAFAHGLNVHFGLIEPKPGVDVIMMAPKGPGHTVRGEYTKGGGVPCLVAVHQDATGKAMELGLSYCSAIGGGRSGIIETNFRQECETDLFGEQAVLCGGLVELIRMGFETLVEAGYEPEMAYFECLHEVKLIVDLIYEGGIANMNYSISNTAEYGEYVSGPRILPYAETKARMKEVLTDIQTGKFVRDFMQENAVGQPFFKATRRINDEHQIEQVGEKLRAMMPWISAGKMVNKARN is encoded by the coding sequence ATGCGCGTTTATTATGATCGCGATTGCGATATCAACCTGATCAAAGACAAGAAAGTCGCCATTCTGGGTTACGGCAGCCAAGGCCACGCACACGCGCTGAACCTGCGCGACTCGGGCGCGAAGAATGTCGTCGTGGCGCTGCGTGAAGGCTCGGCCACCGCGGCGAAATGCGAAAAAGAGGGTCTGAAGGTCATGGGCATCGCCGAAGCGGCGGCCTGGTGCGACCTGATCATGCTGACCATGCCGGATGAGTTGCAGGCGGAAACCTACAAGAAATACGTGCATGACAACCTGCGTGAAGGTGCGGCGATTGCCTTTGCCCACGGGTTGAACGTGCATTTCGGCCTGATCGAGCCAAAGCCCGGCGTCGATGTCATCATGATGGCCCCCAAGGGCCCGGGTCACACGGTGCGCGGCGAATACACCAAGGGCGGCGGCGTGCCCTGTCTGGTGGCGGTGCATCAGGACGCGACCGGCAAGGCGATGGAGCTGGGTCTGTCCTATTGCTCGGCCATTGGTGGCGGGCGTTCGGGCATCATCGAGACCAATTTCCGGCAGGAATGCGAGACTGACCTGTTCGGTGAGCAGGCGGTGCTGTGTGGCGGCTTGGTTGAGCTGATCCGCATGGGATTCGAGACGCTGGTCGAGGCAGGCTACGAGCCGGAAATGGCCTATTTCGAGTGTCTGCACGAGGTGAAGCTGATCGTCGACCTGATCTATGAGGGCGGCATTGCCAACATGAACTACTCGATCTCGAACACCGCCGAGTATGGGGAATATGTGTCCGGCCCGCGGATTCTGCCCTATGCCGAAACCAAGGCGCGCATGAAAGAGGTTCTGACCGATATTCAGACCGGCAAATTCGTGCGTGATTTCATGCAGGAGAACGCGGTCGGTCAGCCGTTCTTCAAGGCGACGCGTCGCATCAACGACGAGCACCAGATCGAGCAGGTCGGCGAGAAGCTGCGCGCGATGATGCCGTGGATCTCGGCCGGCAAGATGGTGAATAAAGCGCGCAACTAA
- a CDS encoding NYN domain-containing protein: MKTPLILFSLSLAVVVAVFILGSPLGEIALYGGLLSATAAFLLLLLAALREEPSESVRPERPGRSARPVLVDGSNVMHWAGGKPDLATVKLVVQDLKRQGFAPTVWFDANAGYLTHGRYLGPRDLARPIGLQSDRINLAPRGTPADPLILQSAQKMRARVVTNDRFRDWSDTYPYLTSPGVLVQGQVARGLVSLTLN, translated from the coding sequence ATGAAAACACCTTTGATCCTTTTCTCGCTCTCGCTTGCTGTGGTTGTCGCGGTGTTTATCCTCGGCAGCCCGCTGGGCGAAATTGCGCTGTACGGCGGCCTTTTGTCGGCGACGGCGGCGTTCCTGCTGCTGCTCTTGGCGGCACTGCGCGAGGAGCCATCGGAATCGGTTCGGCCCGAGCGCCCTGGCCGCTCGGCGCGGCCGGTGTTGGTTGATGGGTCGAATGTCATGCATTGGGCAGGCGGCAAGCCAGATCTGGCAACGGTGAAACTGGTCGTGCAGGATCTCAAGCGGCAGGGGTTTGCGCCGACGGTCTGGTTTGATGCGAATGCCGGGTATCTCACGCATGGGCGCTATCTGGGGCCCAGGGATCTGGCGCGCCCGATTGGCCTGCAATCCGATCGAATCAATCTTGCGCCGCGCGGCACCCCGGCCGACCCGCTGATCTTGCAAAGCGCCCAGAAAATGCGGGCGCGCGTGGTCACCAATGATCGGTTCCGCGATTGGTCAGACACTTATCCCTATCTGACGTCGCCCGGCGTTCTGGTGCAGGGGCAAGTTGCCCGTGGCTTGGTGAGTTTGACGCTCAACTGA
- a CDS encoding sulfurtransferase TusA family protein codes for MTPDQDLDARDLLCPLPVLKARKRLLTMQPGEVLRVWSTDPAAVIDMPHFCAQTGHEYLGATRGDGATAHLIRCVAANHCFMKD; via the coding sequence ATGACACCAGATCAAGATCTCGATGCGCGTGATTTGCTCTGCCCGTTGCCGGTGCTGAAGGCGCGCAAACGCCTGCTGACCATGCAGCCGGGCGAGGTGTTGCGCGTATGGTCCACCGACCCGGCGGCGGTGATCGACATGCCGCATTTTTGCGCGCAGACCGGGCATGAGTATCTGGGGGCGACGCGCGGGGACGGGGCGACCGCGCATCTGATCCGCTGCGTGGCGGCCAATCATTGCTTCATGAAGGACTGA
- the mobA gene encoding molybdenum cofactor guanylyltransferase MobA codes for MTKTIAGVILAGGRATRMGGGDKALLPVAGRPMLAHVIARLAPQVTALALNANGDPARFADFGLPVLPDPLPDQPGPLAGVLAGMEWAAAQGYTHLLTVAGDTPFLPEDLVARLAKAEFTLAASPDDTGRLRQHPTVGLWPVTLRESLRAALLRGERKVGRWAAEHGAQSVVFTAQPDPFFNVNTPDDLTLAEARFSPS; via the coding sequence ATGACAAAAACCATCGCGGGCGTGATCCTGGCGGGCGGTCGGGCAACACGCATGGGCGGCGGCGACAAGGCGTTGCTACCCGTGGCAGGCCGCCCGATGCTGGCGCATGTGATCGCGCGGCTGGCCCCTCAGGTCACGGCGCTGGCCTTGAATGCGAATGGCGACCCGGCGCGGTTTGCCGATTTTGGCCTGCCGGTCTTGCCTGACCCCCTGCCCGACCAGCCCGGCCCGCTGGCGGGTGTTCTGGCGGGGATGGAGTGGGCGGCGGCGCAGGGGTACACGCATCTGCTTACCGTGGCGGGCGATACGCCGTTCTTGCCCGAGGATCTGGTGGCGCGCCTTGCGAAAGCAGAATTCACCCTTGCCGCCAGCCCCGATGACACCGGCCGCCTGCGTCAGCATCCAACGGTCGGATTGTGGCCCGTGACCCTGCGCGAAAGCCTGCGCGCGGCGCTTTTACGAGGGGAACGAAAGGTCGGTCGCTGGGCCGCAGAGCACGGCGCGCAAAGCGTTGTTTTCACCGCGCAGCCGGACCCGTTTTTCAACGTCAACACGCCCGACGACCTGACCCTCGCCGAGGCCCGGTTCAGTCCTTCATGA
- a CDS encoding heavy metal translocating P-type ATPase, whose amino-acid sequence MSHETHTLRVEGMTCASCTARIERTLSREPGVTGARANLMTASVTVDGAANPVALAQRIEAAGFTAATETTQLSISGMTCATCVGRVERVLAKVPGVIEATVNLAAESATIKHYAVAGLGQTFVTAVKSAGYEARIVTETSRDDLAERREAEQDKLARAVLLAAVLTTPVFILEMGGHAVPAFHHWLNHTFGQFPIWVVQFVLTTAVLFGPGLRFFRAGVPALLHGAPDMNSLVVLGSSAAWGFSTVATFAPGLLPEGTQAVYFEAAAIIVTLILLGRWLESRAKGRTGAAIARLVGLQAKSAFVTRDGVTSEVPIAELVVGDLLTLKPGERVAVDGVVETGTSWLDESMISGEPIPVEKSPGDELTGGTVNGTSALTYRATRVGADTVLAQIIRLVEQAQGAKLPIQALVDQVTRVFVPVVMGVALLTFLVWFFIGPAPQLSHALIAAVAVLIIACPCAMGLATPTSIMVGTGRAAEMGVLFRRGDALQALQGVSVVAFDKTGTLTEGRPDLVAVHPAGGFDADTALALAAAAETQSEHPIGGAIVRAATEQGLTIATPSDVNSITGFGLQAMVEGQRVLIGAARLMDREGIALGDLPELADSHAAKGETPLYVAVDGKAAALLIVADRIKPTTPPAIKALHELGVQVAMITGDARATAQAIAAELGIDHVVAEVLPDGKVAAIESLREGGRKVAFVGDGINDAPALAAADVGLAIGTGTDVAVEAAEVVLMSGDLRGVVNALHLSRRVLRNIRQNLFWAFAYNAALIPVAAGVLYPAFGITLSPILGAGAMALSSIFVLTNALRLKALRPVMEGSA is encoded by the coding sequence ATGTCACATGAAACCCATACCCTGCGTGTCGAAGGCATGACCTGTGCGTCCTGTACGGCGCGGATTGAGCGGACGCTGTCGCGCGAACCCGGCGTGACCGGCGCGCGCGCCAATCTGATGACCGCCAGTGTGACGGTTGACGGCGCGGCGAACCCGGTGGCTCTGGCGCAACGGATCGAGGCGGCGGGGTTCACGGCGGCGACGGAGACCACGCAACTGTCGATCTCGGGCATGACCTGTGCGACCTGCGTGGGGCGTGTCGAGCGGGTTCTGGCCAAGGTTCCCGGCGTGATCGAGGCCACAGTGAACCTTGCCGCCGAAAGTGCCACGATCAAGCATTACGCGGTGGCCGGGTTGGGGCAGACGTTTGTCACGGCGGTCAAAAGCGCGGGCTATGAGGCGCGGATCGTCACCGAGACCAGCCGCGATGATCTGGCGGAACGGCGCGAGGCCGAGCAGGACAAGCTGGCGCGCGCCGTGCTGTTGGCGGCGGTGCTGACCACGCCGGTGTTCATTCTGGAAATGGGCGGCCATGCCGTGCCCGCGTTTCACCATTGGCTGAACCATACTTTTGGGCAATTCCCGATCTGGGTCGTGCAATTCGTGCTGACCACGGCGGTTCTGTTCGGGCCGGGGCTGCGGTTTTTCCGTGCCGGGGTGCCCGCCTTGCTGCATGGCGCGCCGGATATGAACAGCCTTGTGGTGCTGGGATCGTCGGCGGCCTGGGGCTTTTCGACGGTGGCGACCTTTGCGCCCGGGCTGCTGCCCGAAGGCACGCAGGCCGTGTATTTCGAGGCCGCGGCGATCATCGTCACGCTGATCCTGCTGGGCCGCTGGCTGGAATCGCGCGCCAAGGGGCGCACCGGCGCGGCAATTGCGCGGCTGGTGGGTTTGCAGGCGAAATCGGCCTTTGTCACCCGCGATGGTGTGACCTCGGAGGTGCCGATCGCGGAGCTGGTGGTCGGTGATCTGTTGACGCTGAAACCCGGCGAGCGGGTGGCGGTGGATGGCGTGGTGGAAACCGGCACCTCGTGGCTGGATGAAAGCATGATCTCGGGCGAGCCGATCCCGGTCGAGAAATCCCCCGGCGACGAGCTGACCGGCGGCACCGTCAACGGCACCTCGGCGCTGACCTACCGCGCAACGCGGGTGGGGGCCGATACGGTATTGGCGCAGATCATCCGCCTGGTTGAGCAGGCGCAGGGCGCGAAACTGCCAATTCAGGCGCTGGTCGATCAGGTGACGCGGGTGTTTGTGCCGGTGGTGATGGGTGTCGCGCTTCTGACCTTTCTGGTGTGGTTCTTCATCGGCCCCGCGCCGCAACTCTCGCATGCCTTGATCGCCGCCGTGGCGGTGCTGATCATCGCCTGCCCCTGCGCGATGGGTCTGGCGACGCCGACCTCAATCATGGTCGGCACCGGGCGCGCGGCGGAGATGGGCGTTCTGTTCCGCCGCGGCGATGCGTTGCAGGCGTTGCAGGGCGTCTCGGTGGTGGCCTTTGACAAGACCGGCACCCTGACCGAGGGGCGGCCTGACTTGGTCGCGGTTCATCCTGCCGGGGGTTTTGACGCCGACACCGCCCTGGCGCTGGCTGCCGCCGCTGAAACCCAGTCCGAGCATCCGATTGGCGGCGCGATAGTGCGCGCGGCGACCGAGCAGGGCCTGACGATTGCCACGCCCAGCGACGTCAACTCGATCACCGGTTTCGGCTTGCAGGCGATGGTCGAGGGGCAGCGCGTCTTGATCGGCGCGGCACGGCTGATGGACCGCGAGGGGATCGCTTTGGGCGACTTGCCCGAATTGGCCGACAGCCACGCCGCCAAGGGCGAAACACCGTTGTATGTGGCGGTCGACGGCAAGGCGGCGGCGCTGCTGATCGTGGCGGATCGCATCAAGCCGACCACCCCGCCCGCCATCAAGGCGCTGCATGAATTGGGCGTGCAGGTGGCGATGATCACCGGCGACGCACGGGCCACGGCACAGGCCATTGCCGCCGAACTGGGTATCGACCATGTGGTCGCCGAGGTGCTGCCCGACGGCAAGGTCGCGGCGATTGAAAGTCTGCGCGAAGGTGGGCGCAAGGTGGCGTTTGTCGGCGACGGGATCAACGACGCGCCCGCCTTGGCGGCGGCCGATGTCGGCTTGGCGATCGGCACCGGCACCGATGTGGCCGTCGAGGCCGCCGAGGTGGTGCTGATGTCCGGCGATCTGCGCGGCGTGGTCAACGCGCTGCACCTCAGCCGCCGGGTGCTGCGCAATATCAGGCAAAACCTGTTCTGGGCCTTTGCCTATAACGCGGCGTTGATTCCGGTGGCGGCGGGGGTCTTGTACCCGGCGTTCGGCATCACCTTGTCGCCGATTCTGGGGGCGGGGGCGATGGCGCTCAGCAGTATTTTCGTGCTGACCAACGCGCTGCGCTTGAAGGCGCTGCGCCCGGTGATGGAGGGAAGCGCATGA
- a CDS encoding Cu(I)-responsive transcriptional regulator — MNIGEAAKASGLPAKTIRYYEEIGLIQPQRDANRYRAFDADDVHRLAFLNRARGLGFTIEDCRALLGLYADTGRASEDVKRLAAEHLDRIDARIAELQSLRATVAGLVSACAGGNRPDCPILNDLASGGACAGGHQRVTE; from the coding sequence ATGAACATCGGCGAGGCGGCAAAAGCCAGCGGCTTGCCCGCGAAAACCATCCGCTATTACGAGGAAATCGGCCTGATCCAACCACAGCGCGACGCCAACAGGTACCGGGCGTTCGATGCCGATGATGTGCACCGCTTGGCGTTTCTGAACCGCGCGCGGGGGCTGGGGTTTACCATCGAGGATTGTCGCGCCCTGCTGGGGCTTTATGCCGATACCGGGCGCGCCAGCGAGGATGTGAAACGCCTGGCCGCCGAGCATCTGGACCGCATCGACGCCCGCATCGCAGAGCTGCAATCGCTGCGTGCCACGGTGGCGGGGCTGGTCTCGGCCTGTGCGGGGGGTAACCGCCCGGATTGCCCGATTCTGAACGATCTGGCCTCAGGCGGTGCCTGTGCGGGCGGGCATCAGCGGGTGACGGAATAA
- a CDS encoding helix-turn-helix transcriptional regulator yields MSRSERLLDILQILRRHRRPLPAQRIAEEVAVSLRTVYRDIETLRGQGAVIEGEAGVGFILRPGFLLPPLMFSADEIEALVLGARMVSVRADPIAIAAFTVSDPDGHRIRLFVPQ; encoded by the coding sequence ATGTCCCGCTCTGAACGCCTTCTGGATATCCTGCAAATCCTGCGTCGCCACCGCCGCCCGCTGCCAGCGCAGCGCATCGCCGAGGAGGTCGCGGTGTCCTTGCGCACGGTCTACCGCGACATTGAAACACTGCGGGGTCAAGGCGCGGTGATCGAGGGGGAGGCAGGCGTAGGCTTTATTCTGCGCCCCGGTTTCCTGTTGCCGCCCTTGATGTTCAGCGCCGACGAGATCGAGGCTTTGGTGCTGGGCGCGCGCATGGTCTCGGTACGCGCCGACCCCATCGCCATCGCCGCCTTCACCGTCAGCGACCCCGACGGGCACCGCATCCGGCTGTTTGTGCCGCAATGA
- a CDS encoding EVE domain-containing protein: MTRYWIAVASADHVRIGRQQGFMQVCHGKPAPLRRISPGDWVAYYSPREMMRGGALCQAFTALGRVKVGAPYQVEMTPGFDPFRRDVEWVSAAETPIRPLLEHLTWGGQNWGYQLRFGLFETTLADMTLIARAMHADFQAAG, translated from the coding sequence ATGACCCGGTATTGGATCGCCGTGGCCTCGGCGGATCATGTGCGCATTGGGCGGCAGCAGGGGTTCATGCAGGTTTGCCACGGCAAACCCGCGCCCCTGCGGCGTATCAGTCCGGGCGATTGGGTGGCCTATTATTCGCCGCGCGAGATGATGCGTGGCGGGGCGCTGTGTCAGGCGTTTACCGCTCTGGGCCGGGTGAAAGTCGGCGCGCCCTATCAGGTTGAGATGACGCCAGGTTTTGACCCGTTCCGGCGCGATGTGGAGTGGGTTTCCGCCGCCGAAACCCCGATCCGGCCCTTGTTGGAGCACCTGACCTGGGGCGGGCAGAATTGGGGGTATCAACTCAGGTTCGGTTTGTTCGAGACCACGCTGGCCGATATGACCCTGATCGCGCGGGCGATGCATGCTGATTTTCAAGCGGCTGGTTAA
- a CDS encoding DUF2147 domain-containing protein, with protein MKTILTTLAALALTTTAAFADPAEGRWRTQPDDNGNTGIITITMCGNMLCGTLTESRRGNGEVFTSENVGRQIVWDMEPRGNGQYRSGQIWSPDRDQTYRASMDLAGNQLTVSGCFLVICRDQVWTRAN; from the coding sequence ATGAAAACCATTCTGACAACCTTGGCCGCCTTGGCTCTGACCACGACCGCCGCTTTTGCCGATCCCGCCGAAGGTCGCTGGCGCACGCAGCCCGATGACAACGGCAACACCGGCATCATCACGATCACAATGTGCGGCAATATGCTGTGCGGCACCCTGACTGAGTCGCGGCGCGGCAACGGCGAGGTGTTCACCTCGGAAAACGTCGGTCGCCAGATCGTCTGGGATATGGAACCGCGCGGCAATGGGCAGTATCGCTCGGGCCAGATCTGGTCGCCGGACCGCGATCAGACCTATCGCGCCAGCATGGATCTGGCGGGCAACCAGCTGACCGTGTCGGGTTGTTTCCTGGTCATTTGCCGTGATCAGGTCTGGACGCGCGCCAACTGA
- a CDS encoding DMT family transporter, whose amino-acid sequence MSGGDWLRLIVLSVLWGGSFFFVSVAVPVLPPFTIVLARVGLGAMVLALMLLALRIPFPKGREVWIALAVMGLLNNVVPFTLFALAQGQISSGLASILNATTPLWSVVVAHLATRDERMTPAKALGVMIGFGGVAVMMGAGLGDGTVWAQMACVAAAISYALSSVWARRFRMMGLRPLSTALGQVTMSSAMLLPLVIFIDQPWTLPMPSATVLGALVGLAVLSTALAYGLYFGLLSSAGAVNASLVTFLIPVSAIALGVLVLGEVLLPRHIAGMVLIAVGLAVLDGRLWRKMRAARSGVDV is encoded by the coding sequence ATGTCTGGTGGTGATTGGCTGCGGCTCATTGTGCTGTCTGTGCTCTGGGGCGGCTCGTTCTTTTTTGTCAGCGTGGCGGTGCCGGTGTTGCCGCCCTTCACCATCGTTCTGGCCCGCGTCGGCTTGGGTGCGATGGTGCTGGCGCTGATGCTCTTGGCCCTGCGCATCCCGTTTCCCAAGGGGCGCGAGGTCTGGATCGCGCTGGCCGTCATGGGGCTGCTGAACAACGTGGTGCCGTTTACACTGTTTGCGCTGGCGCAGGGGCAGATCAGCAGCGGTCTGGCCTCGATCCTGAACGCGACGACGCCCTTGTGGAGCGTCGTCGTCGCGCATCTGGCGACCCGCGATGAGCGTATGACCCCGGCCAAGGCACTGGGCGTTATGATTGGATTTGGCGGCGTTGCGGTGATGATGGGTGCGGGGCTGGGCGATGGCACGGTCTGGGCGCAAATGGCCTGTGTCGCGGCGGCGATCAGCTACGCGCTGTCCAGCGTCTGGGCGCGGCGCTTTCGCATGATGGGGCTGCGGCCCTTGTCCACTGCCTTGGGGCAGGTCACCATGTCCAGCGCGATGCTGTTGCCGCTGGTGATTTTCATCGACCAGCCCTGGACGCTGCCGATGCCCAGTGCCACGGTGCTGGGGGCGCTGGTGGGTTTGGCGGTGCTGTCAACGGCGCTGGCGTATGGCTTGTATTTCGGCCTCTTGTCCAGCGCCGGGGCGGTCAACGCGTCGCTGGTCACGTTTCTGATCCCGGTGTCGGCGATTGCGCTGGGGGTGCTGGTGCTGGGCGAGGTTTTGCTGCCGCGTCACATTGCGGGAATGGTGCTGATTGCCGTTGGATTGGCGGTGCTGGATGGGCGGCTTTGGCGCAAGATGCGTGCAGCGCGATCAGGCGTCGATGTGTAG